One genomic region from Thermoleptolyngbya sichuanensis A183 encodes:
- a CDS encoding glycosyltransferase family 2 protein produces MKVSIITPSYNQGKFIEKTLLSVLCQNYPDIEYIVVDGNSSDETIKILEYYRDFIDHLIIEPDRGQSDALNKGFRLATGDVLAYLNSDDVYADENVVSTAIKHFQETKADVVYGCRKFISEDGYQTNFHPYREYSKEYLVWTDYIPQECVFWGRDIFRKAGEWINEEFDFAMDYELWFRFLEHDARFYAAPETFGFFRYYPDQKTKSRWETVGLPEIAKLHQRYNGSTIPQDKMYAYFAEYTFGSSNQALISSLYESWRNYAEFESRTFERLPIDNWVYYCQINPRRLGKQF; encoded by the coding sequence ATGAAGGTTAGCATTATCACCCCTTCGTATAATCAAGGGAAATTTATTGAGAAGACTCTGCTTAGTGTCCTATGCCAAAATTATCCCGACATAGAGTACATCGTGGTTGATGGAAACTCCAGCGATGAAACCATTAAAATTCTGGAATACTACAGGGATTTTATTGATCACCTAATCATTGAGCCAGATCGGGGTCAGTCCGATGCTCTAAACAAGGGATTTAGATTGGCTACAGGGGATGTCCTAGCCTATCTGAATTCTGATGATGTATACGCAGATGAAAATGTTGTTTCTACAGCCATCAAGCACTTTCAGGAAACCAAAGCAGATGTTGTTTATGGTTGTCGGAAGTTCATTTCAGAAGATGGCTATCAAACAAATTTTCATCCTTACAGGGAGTATTCAAAAGAGTATCTAGTTTGGACAGACTATATCCCTCAAGAGTGTGTCTTTTGGGGGAGAGATATCTTTAGGAAAGCAGGCGAGTGGATAAACGAAGAGTTCGATTTCGCGATGGATTATGAGCTTTGGTTTAGGTTTCTGGAGCATGATGCTCGATTTTACGCCGCACCTGAGACATTTGGCTTCTTTCGATACTATCCCGATCAGAAAACAAAGTCCCGCTGGGAAACTGTAGGACTTCCTGAGATTGCTAAGTTGCATCAGCGTTATAACGGTTCCACAATTCCCCAAGATAAAATGTACGCCTATTTTGCAGAGTACACGTTTGGTTCTAGCAATCAGGCACTCATCTCTAGCTTGTATGAGTCCTGGAGAAACTATGCTGAGTTTGAATCAAGAACTTTTGAACGCTTGCCAATAGATAATTGGGTTTATTATTGCCAAATCAATCCAAGACGGCTTGGAAAGCAGTTCTAG
- a CDS encoding FkbM family methyltransferase: protein MQKKVNFPAKQAKLRRRLETLLTGYSAFPKGKTLTKADVVITPNEINTRHGTGLLVKRIFGTGANTISIRSADTYPGDHQFGDLSLSISHRGCSRPESFKKLLKQLEDVTIRRILCIPFFKDDLITAIALKEIFNVPLCTYILDDQNIYVKNIPDGLMRELLEKSSLRLAVSPEMRDAYEQRYRLKFWFVPPVVPSDLIQNYFKPAADDKSNDKTGVLIGNVWNERWFNNLQKLLTGFPHHIDWFRSGQVQDFEWLADKQAFLQQGILREQNFIEDEFEFVQKLRQYPYAVIPSSTLDQEDEHLPVGYLSLPSRIPYLLATTNIPMIVVGSPKTAAAKFIERFGIGVVSDYDPASFNQAVEYVTAPDNQREMRQRAAMLADAFSDKKFDTWLWKSLEAGQPIDFRFEELCPHRPSDLLYFIEPPTPRDLFPEFVPSFNSFRRLKRRGYEPDFIIDVGCSVGVWSFTISKLYPSVRYVLIDPLLAKHDANLLRQFAGSLRHHDLVEAAISNQSGKTHLQVSQDLYGSSLLKPADFRSYESVEVEVKTLDQVSEELSIEGRGVLKIDVQCAEHLVLEGAAQFLSKVDILVVELSLVQYDADARTLAEMVGIISDLGFRYYDDAGEWRSPVDGALLQKDIVFVREGLIPSETSDILLDEKAFIKPSVRSKDEEFRLGESSPALPSYYEGEMIYSKMFGELINEVQRLHRYYVDYQAKYTLTVHDELLAMKQDLDDLKKRFMY, encoded by the coding sequence ATGCAGAAGAAGGTTAATTTTCCAGCAAAACAGGCTAAACTTCGCCGACGCTTAGAGACTTTACTAACTGGTTACTCTGCATTTCCTAAGGGCAAAACGCTGACAAAAGCGGATGTTGTTATCACACCAAACGAGATCAATACTCGACACGGTACAGGCCTTCTCGTAAAGCGAATCTTTGGCACAGGGGCGAATACAATCTCAATTCGCTCTGCGGATACCTACCCTGGCGATCATCAGTTTGGGGATCTCAGCTTGTCAATTTCTCATCGAGGCTGTTCTCGACCAGAGTCTTTCAAGAAGCTATTGAAGCAGCTAGAGGACGTAACCATTCGTCGAATTCTCTGCATCCCCTTCTTCAAAGATGACCTGATTACGGCGATCGCCCTTAAGGAAATATTCAATGTCCCACTTTGCACTTACATTCTGGACGATCAGAACATATACGTTAAGAATATTCCAGATGGCTTGATGCGCGAGCTATTAGAAAAGTCCTCACTTCGTTTAGCCGTTTCTCCTGAAATGAGAGATGCTTACGAACAGCGCTATCGCCTAAAGTTTTGGTTCGTTCCACCCGTTGTACCCAGTGATCTAATTCAGAACTACTTCAAGCCCGCCGCCGATGACAAAAGCAATGACAAGACGGGCGTACTAATTGGGAATGTCTGGAATGAGCGATGGTTCAACAACCTGCAAAAGCTGCTGACTGGTTTCCCGCATCACATTGATTGGTTCCGCAGCGGGCAGGTTCAAGATTTTGAATGGCTTGCTGATAAACAAGCTTTTCTGCAACAAGGCATTCTTCGTGAGCAAAACTTCATTGAAGATGAGTTTGAATTCGTGCAAAAGCTGCGGCAATACCCCTACGCCGTAATTCCCTCCAGCACACTCGATCAAGAAGATGAACATCTTCCCGTTGGGTATCTCAGCCTGCCTAGTCGCATTCCTTACCTACTGGCCACCACAAATATTCCGATGATTGTGGTAGGTAGCCCAAAAACCGCAGCCGCTAAGTTCATTGAGCGCTTCGGCATAGGAGTAGTTTCAGATTACGATCCTGCTAGCTTCAATCAAGCTGTGGAGTACGTTACTGCTCCCGACAATCAGCGTGAAATGCGGCAGCGGGCTGCTATGCTAGCTGACGCATTTTCAGATAAGAAATTTGACACCTGGTTATGGAAATCTCTAGAAGCAGGACAGCCAATCGACTTTAGATTTGAGGAACTCTGCCCGCACCGCCCTAGCGACCTGCTTTATTTCATTGAACCGCCGACACCACGCGATTTGTTTCCGGAGTTTGTTCCATCATTCAATTCATTTCGTCGGCTAAAGCGGCGAGGGTATGAACCTGATTTCATCATTGACGTGGGCTGTTCTGTTGGTGTTTGGTCATTCACCATCAGTAAGCTATATCCCAGCGTTCGCTACGTCCTCATTGATCCACTGTTGGCAAAACATGATGCCAACTTATTGCGTCAGTTCGCTGGATCATTAAGACATCATGATTTGGTAGAAGCAGCAATTTCCAATCAGTCTGGAAAAACGCACCTGCAAGTATCTCAAGATCTCTATGGTAGTTCTTTGCTAAAACCTGCTGACTTCCGTTCATACGAATCTGTGGAAGTCGAAGTGAAAACCCTTGATCAAGTCTCTGAGGAACTGTCGATTGAAGGACGGGGTGTTCTAAAAATTGATGTTCAGTGTGCTGAACATTTGGTTCTAGAAGGAGCAGCCCAGTTTTTGTCCAAGGTCGATATTCTGGTTGTAGAGTTATCCCTCGTTCAGTATGATGCTGACGCTAGAACCCTCGCAGAGATGGTAGGCATTATTTCCGACTTAGGATTTCGCTACTATGATGATGCTGGAGAATGGCGATCGCCCGTTGATGGAGCCTTGCTCCAAAAAGATATTGTCTTCGTTCGCGAAGGACTGATCCCCTCAGAAACCAGTGATATTCTTCTAGACGAGAAAGCCTTTATAAAACCCTCAGTTCGCTCTAAGGATGAAGAGTTTCGCCTGGGTGAATCATCTCCTGCTTTACCTTCTTACTACGAAGGCGAGATGATATATAGCAAGATGTTTGGCGAACTAATCAATGAAGTCCAGCGTTTACATCGATACTATGTTGACTATCAGGCAAAGTATACGCTGACTGTCCATGACGAGTTGCTTGCGATGAAGCAAGATTTAGATGACCTAAAGAAACGTTTTATGTATTAA
- a CDS encoding GDP-mannose 4,6-dehydratase — MKTALICGVSGQDGAYLARFLLEKGYTVHGTSRDAQVSSFKNLDRLDIRDRLVLHSMALNDFRSVLQVIHRVKPDEIYNLAGQTSVGLSFEQPVETMESITLGTLNLLEAIRFINAPIKFYNAGSSECFGNTGDRTADETTAFSPRSPYAVAKAAAHWQVANYREAYNLFACSGILFNHESPLRPRRFVTQKVVTTAIEISKGRAERLYLGDISIRRDWGWAAEYVEAMYLMLQAPQPEDYVIATGETHCLEDFVAEVFAYVGLDWTAYIEIDKSLFRPSEIAVNRGSPQKAHEKLGWLAQRKMKDVVRGMVDAILCDTSLSA, encoded by the coding sequence ATGAAAACGGCGCTGATTTGCGGCGTTTCGGGACAAGACGGAGCATACCTGGCGAGGTTTTTGCTCGAAAAGGGTTACACAGTTCATGGAACCTCCCGCGATGCCCAGGTTTCGTCGTTTAAAAACTTGGATCGGCTGGACATCCGCGATCGCCTGGTGCTGCACTCAATGGCGCTTAATGACTTCCGCAGCGTCCTGCAAGTGATTCATCGGGTCAAACCCGACGAAATCTACAATCTGGCTGGGCAGACCTCCGTTGGGCTGTCGTTTGAGCAGCCCGTAGAAACGATGGAAAGCATCACCCTAGGCACGCTCAATCTGCTAGAGGCGATTCGCTTTATCAATGCCCCCATCAAGTTCTACAACGCTGGCTCTAGTGAATGCTTTGGCAACACGGGCGATCGCACAGCCGATGAAACCACTGCCTTTTCTCCACGCAGTCCCTACGCCGTTGCCAAGGCCGCTGCCCACTGGCAGGTTGCCAACTACCGAGAGGCCTACAATCTCTTCGCCTGCTCTGGCATTTTGTTCAACCACGAATCTCCGCTCCGTCCCAGGCGCTTTGTCACTCAAAAAGTGGTGACCACTGCGATCGAAATCTCAAAAGGTCGTGCAGAGCGACTGTACCTGGGCGATATCTCAATTCGGCGGGACTGGGGATGGGCAGCAGAGTATGTCGAAGCAATGTATCTAATGTTGCAGGCTCCACAGCCTGAGGATTATGTGATTGCTACAGGTGAAACCCATTGTCTGGAAGATTTTGTGGCCGAAGTCTTTGCCTATGTGGGATTAGATTGGACGGCTTACATTGAAATCGACAAGTCCTTGTTTCGACCGTCTGAAATTGCCGTCAACCGAGGCAGTCCCCAAAAGGCTCATGAAAAGTTAGGCTGGCTGGCCCAGCGAAAGATGAAAGACGTAGTACGGGGTATGGTTGATGCCATTCTGTGCGATACTAGTCTAAGTGCGTAA